In the genome of Clostridia bacterium, the window GTACCTGGGTATTGAGGACGCTACCTGCAACAGCGCCGGCGGAGCGGTGGTTTCCTTCTATGCCGACGACCGCCTGATTTATACCGGCCCCTTGCTCAAGCCTTCCCAGTATCCCTATCTTGTAAGCCGTCAACAACTCGGCTCTCTGGACGGGGTGAAGCGCTTGCGGGTGCATGCGCGCTGGCAAAAGGTAGGGTTGGGGGAATACGACCGGGTAGTAGTAGTGCTTGCGCGTTTTCGCCTTTTCCGCTGAAGGGAGACCGGAAAATGTCTGATTGGCCTTGGTTTGCCGCGGTAGGGGCGGCCGGAGTGGCGGCGGTGTTGTACCGCCAGAACCGCCGGCTGCGGCAGGCCCGGTCGGACCTGGAGCAAAAAGTTGGGGAACTGACGGAGCGCAATCGCCTGCTGGAGGAACTGGCCATAACCGACGGCCTGACCGGGCTTTACAACCGTCGTTACTTTGAGCAGCGCCTCGCGGAGGAAATAAGCCGCTGCCGGCGGTACGAGTCCGTCCTGGCGCTGGCCATGATCGACGTAGACTACTTCAAGTACTATAACGACGCCCTGGGGCACCCGGAAGGCGACCGGGTGCTGCAAGATCTGGGCCGCCTGCTTCGTGACGGCGTTCGGGACGAAGACGTGGTCGCCCGCTACGGAGGGGACGAGTTCGCCGTAATCTTCGTGGAAATGGATTCCCTCGTAGCCCAAAAGGCCGGAGAGCGGATCCGAGAGATCATCGAGGCCTATGCCGCCAAGCTGGTGGGCGCCGACTCCGGCGCCGCCCAGGACTTGCTGACCGTTTCCGTAGGTATAGCCAGTTTCCCCAAGGATGCAGAAAGCGCCGGAGAGTTGATCCGCAAGGCGGACCAGGCCCTATACAGGGCCAAGGAGGGCGGCAAGAACCGGGTGGTAGTCTACCATTCGCCTCTGGAAGAGTTGGTCCGGGGGTCACCGGTCGAAGAGGAGGCAGAGGAGGGGGAGTTTACCGCCCACCTCATGCGGGCCATTCGCTCCATCCTGCTTTCCATTAACGCCCGGGATCGCTACACCTACGGCCATTCCCAGCGCACCACCCGGTATGCCGAGGCGCTTTCTCGGCGGCTGGGGTTCGCGCCGGAACGCGTCCGGCTGGTTAAGCGGGCGGCCTTGCTGCACGACGTGGGCAAGGTTAACATCGACAAGGAAATACTTATTAAGACCAAACCCCTTTCTCCGGACGAGAAGGAGACTCTTCGCCGCCATGCGCTCATGAGCGCGCAGATAATCGAGCCGGTGAAGGAACTGGCCCGGGTGATCCCCATCGTGGAGCAGCACCACGAGCGTTATGACGGCAAGGGCTACCCTCGGGGCCTGGCCGGGGAGCAGATCAGCTTGGAGGCCCGCATCCTGGCGATTTGCGACGCCTATGATGCCATGCGCACCCCCCGGCCTTACCGCGACGCTTTGAGCTTCGGCGAGGCAGTAGCGGAGTTGCGGCGGGGCGCGGGCACCCAGTTTGACCCCCACCTGGTGGAAGTGTTTATTGAAGTGGTGCAGCAATTGGAGATAGGGGCTGCCGGTGGGCCGGGGACCTAGAGGCGGCATCGGGCAGGAGGGATTAGCTTGCCGCGTCCACCCAAGTGGCGGCGGGTAGAGTACTTGCCGCCCTGCGTATACTTCAAGCCGGCCGGAGTTCCTCTAAGGGACCTGGAGGAAGAGTGCCTGGCCGTGGAGGAACTGGAGGCTTTGCGGCTAAAAGACCTGGAGGGGCTGGAGCAGGAAGAGTGCGCCCAGAGGATGCAGGTTTCCCGCCCGACCTTTCAGCGTATCCTCACCCTGGCCCGGGAGAAAGTGGCCCGGGCGCTGGTCGAAGGCCGGGCCATCCGGGTAGAAGGGGGGCATTTCGTGCTCGCCGGTCGCAGGTTCCTTTGCCGGGCCTGCGGTTACCAGTGGGAGCAGGGGAGGATGTCGGACGCGGCCGAGGCCGTCTGTCCCCGTTGCCGCAGTCAGGATGCCGAGGTGAGCGTCGAGAGGGGCCGGGGGCGCTGCCGGCGGGGCCACGGCTGGGAGGACTAGGGAGGAAGGAAAACTCTGCGGCGACGGGAATAATAGTAAGGGTCGGGCCCGCAAACGCGGGCGGACTGAAGTTGGCCTGAAGGGGGGCTTTGGTTGGCGTCGGCGTTGGGCAGGGCGGAACTGACCAGGGTCTTAGAGACTGCCATGGCACAGGGGGCAGACTTCGCCGAGGTCTTCGTGGAGGAACGCCACAGTACCGCAGTCGTCTGCGAGGATGACCGCATCGAGAAGGTGACGACCGGCCGGGAGGTGGGGATCGGTCTGCGGGTGCTGGTGGGCGAAAGCACCGCCTACGGCTACGCCAACGAACTATCCCCGGAAGCCCTGTTGGGGCTGGCGCGTACGGTGGCGGAGGCGGCCAAACTCCGCGGCGGGGGTTCGGCGGTGGTAAATTTGCGCCGGACGCCGGTGCCCTACGAGTTGACGGTGCTTCGGCCGCCCGCCGAGGCGGCCGTGTCCGACCGCGTGGCCCTGGTGCAGCGGGCCAACGCCACCGCCCGACGCGAGGATCCCCGCATCAAGCAGGTTATGGTCAACTATGCCGATACCCTTCAGCGGGTTTGGATAGCCAACAGCGAGGGCGACTACGTGGAGGACGAACGGGTACGGGTTCGCCTGGCGGTACATGCGGTGGCGGTAGCCGGGGGCCTCCTGCAGACTGGCTACGAAGCCGTGGGCGGCTTTTCGGGA includes:
- a CDS encoding diguanylate cyclase produces the protein MSDWPWFAAVGAAGVAAVLYRQNRRLRQARSDLEQKVGELTERNRLLEELAITDGLTGLYNRRYFEQRLAEEISRCRRYESVLALAMIDVDYFKYYNDALGHPEGDRVLQDLGRLLRDGVRDEDVVARYGGDEFAVIFVEMDSLVAQKAGERIREIIEAYAAKLVGADSGAAQDLLTVSVGIASFPKDAESAGELIRKADQALYRAKEGGKNRVVVYHSPLEELVRGSPVEEEAEEGEFTAHLMRAIRSILLSINARDRYTYGHSQRTTRYAEALSRRLGFAPERVRLVKRAALLHDVGKVNIDKEILIKTKPLSPDEKETLRRHALMSAQIIEPVKELARVIPIVEQHHERYDGKGYPRGLAGEQISLEARILAICDAYDAMRTPRPYRDALSFGEAVAELRRGAGTQFDPHLVEVFIEVVQQLEIGAAGGPGT
- a CDS encoding DUF134 domain-containing protein — protein: MPRPPKWRRVEYLPPCVYFKPAGVPLRDLEEECLAVEELEALRLKDLEGLEQEECAQRMQVSRPTFQRILTLAREKVARALVEGRAIRVEGGHFVLAGRRFLCRACGYQWEQGRMSDAAEAVCPRCRSQDAEVSVERGRGRCRRGHGWED